The Paenibacillus uliginis N3/975 genome has a window encoding:
- the purH gene encoding bifunctional phosphoribosylaminoimidazolecarboxamide formyltransferase/IMP cyclohydrolase — MSIKRALVSVSDKTGIVEFCRELASLGVEIISTGGTKSLLAKEGVPVIGISDVTGFPEILDGRVKTLHPAVHSGLLAVRDSSEHRRQMQDLGLDYIDLVVVNLYPFQETIAKPDVEYEDAIENIDIGGPTMLRSAAKNHAFVSVIVDADDYSAVLEEIRADGDTTFETRKRLAAKVFRHTGAYDTLISEYLSNVTGDPLPERFSVTYEKIQDLRYGENPHQKAAFYKKPLAPSGTLTTAEQLHGKELSYNNINDANAALQIVKEFDEPAVVAVKHMNPCGVGVGTNVLEAFKKAHAADPTSIFGGIVAANRTVDGPTAELLKDIFLEIVLAPDFTPEALELLTKKKNIRLLKMGEFGSAKDRKSVLAVTSIEGGMIVQESDVHSLDATDLKVVTDRQPTEDELKQLLFGWKVVKHVKSNAIVLAADDMTVGVGAGQMNRVGSARIAIEQAGEKAKGAVLASDAFFPMGDTLEFAAKAGITAVIQPGGSIKDEESIKVANENGIAMVFTGVRHFKH; from the coding sequence GTGAGTATCAAAAGAGCGCTGGTTAGCGTTTCAGATAAGACGGGAATCGTGGAGTTTTGCCGCGAATTGGCTTCTCTCGGGGTGGAGATTATTTCAACAGGAGGCACAAAAAGTCTGCTAGCGAAAGAGGGAGTGCCGGTTATCGGCATATCAGACGTAACGGGCTTTCCGGAAATTTTGGACGGACGTGTGAAGACACTTCATCCGGCTGTACACAGCGGCTTGTTGGCTGTGCGTGATAGCAGCGAGCACCGCCGCCAGATGCAGGATTTGGGCCTCGATTATATCGATCTGGTTGTTGTGAATCTGTATCCGTTCCAGGAGACTATTGCTAAGCCGGATGTCGAATACGAGGATGCGATTGAGAATATCGACATCGGTGGTCCGACGATGCTCCGTTCCGCCGCGAAAAATCACGCTTTTGTCAGTGTAATTGTAGATGCGGACGATTATAGCGCCGTACTCGAGGAAATCCGAGCAGATGGAGATACGACATTTGAAACACGTAAACGTCTTGCAGCTAAGGTGTTCCGTCATACTGGAGCGTATGACACGCTTATTTCCGAGTATTTGTCGAATGTGACAGGCGATCCGCTGCCGGAACGCTTTAGCGTAACCTATGAGAAAATTCAGGATTTGCGTTATGGCGAGAACCCGCACCAGAAAGCGGCATTTTATAAGAAACCGCTGGCTCCGTCTGGTACTTTGACTACAGCTGAACAGCTTCACGGCAAGGAATTATCGTACAACAACATTAATGATGCCAATGCAGCACTGCAAATTGTGAAGGAATTCGATGAGCCGGCTGTAGTTGCGGTAAAACATATGAACCCTTGCGGCGTGGGCGTAGGAACTAATGTGCTTGAAGCGTTCAAAAAAGCTCATGCAGCCGATCCAACCTCAATTTTCGGCGGCATTGTAGCAGCGAACCGCACGGTAGACGGACCGACAGCTGAGCTTTTGAAGGATATTTTCTTGGAGATTGTTTTGGCACCAGATTTCACACCGGAAGCGCTGGAGCTGCTAACGAAGAAGAAAAATATTCGATTGCTGAAAATGGGCGAATTTGGCTCCGCGAAGGATCGGAAGAGTGTGCTTGCTGTAACTTCGATTGAAGGTGGCATGATCGTACAGGAGAGCGATGTTCATTCGCTGGACGCAACTGATCTGAAGGTTGTTACAGACCGTCAGCCAACAGAAGATGAGCTGAAGCAGCTCTTGTTCGGATGGAAAGTCGTGAAGCATGTAAAATCCAACGCGATTGTGCTGGCTGCTGATGATATGACTGTTGGCGTTGGCGCAGGACAGATGAACCGTGTCGGTTCAGCGCGCATTGCCATCGAACAGGCGGGTGAGAAGGCTAAAGGAGCGGTACTTGCTTCGGATGCGTTCTTCCCGATGGGAGACACTTTGGAATTTGCAGCTAAAGCCGGAATTACCGCAGTGATTCAGCCGGGAGGCTCTATCAAAGATGAAGAGTCGATCAAAGTGGCTAATGAGAACGGGATTGCCATGGTATTTACGGGCGTAAGACATTTCAAACACTAG
- the purN gene encoding phosphoribosylglycinamide formyltransferase gives MGSYRIAVFASGRGSNFQSLVDAQASGALGGEISLLVCDKPQAPVVQRAREAGIESFVFQPKDYASREDYEREIAAELQKSGIDLIVLAGYMRLLTSVLVEPYSGRMINIHPSLLPSFSGKNAIGQALEYGVKMTGVTVHFVDGGMDTGPVIAQRAVEVVEGDDETSLAERIHAVEQQLYPEVVSWFTAGRIELIGRNVAIAAPGKR, from the coding sequence ATGGGTTCTTACCGGATTGCGGTGTTCGCTTCCGGCAGGGGAAGCAACTTTCAGAGTTTGGTTGATGCGCAAGCCAGTGGCGCACTGGGTGGAGAAATTAGTCTATTGGTATGTGACAAGCCGCAGGCACCCGTCGTCCAGCGTGCACGTGAAGCGGGGATCGAGAGCTTTGTATTCCAGCCGAAGGATTATGCATCCAGAGAGGATTATGAGCGCGAGATTGCGGCAGAGCTGCAAAAAAGCGGGATCGATTTGATCGTTCTCGCTGGCTATATGCGGTTGTTAACCTCTGTCCTGGTAGAGCCTTACTCCGGCCGGATGATTAACATTCACCCATCTCTCTTACCTTCGTTTTCAGGTAAAAATGCGATTGGACAGGCGTTGGAGTATGGGGTGAAGATGACAGGAGTCACCGTTCATTTTGTCGACGGGGGTATGGATACAGGCCCGGTTATTGCTCAGCGTGCCGTAGAAGTTGTTGAGGGAGATGACGAAACATCCCTTGCCGAACGGATTCACGCCGTAGAGCAGCAGCTGTACCCGGAAGTCGTATCCTGGTTCACAGCGGGGCGAATTGAGCTGATTGGGCGTAACGTGGCGATTGCTGCACCGGGAAAACGGTAA
- the purM gene encoding phosphoribosylformylglycinamidine cyclo-ligase encodes MSDTYKNAGVDIAAGNEAVERMKKHVKTTFRPEVMTDLGGFGALFQLNKDQYEEPVLVSGTDGVGTKLKLAFAMDRHDTIGIDAVAMCVNDVVVQGAEPLFFLDYLACDKVIPAKIESIVKGIADGCNQAGCALIGGETAEMPGMYAEGEYDIAGFTVGIVDKSKMINGSSIASSDVVLGLASSGVHSNGFSLVRKLLLEQSGYTLDQIMPELGKSLGDALLTPTKIYVKSLLALMKEIEVKGMAHITGGGFIENIPRMLPDHVNVDIEYGSWPILPIFKLMQEQGDISNKDMFTTFNMGIGMVVIVAEQNADKALQLLRSSGEEPYVIGRVTDGERVVTFTGADV; translated from the coding sequence GTGTCTGATACTTATAAAAACGCCGGTGTAGATATTGCTGCAGGCAATGAAGCTGTAGAACGGATGAAAAAGCACGTCAAAACGACTTTCAGACCGGAAGTTATGACGGACCTTGGTGGTTTTGGAGCTCTGTTCCAACTGAATAAGGATCAATATGAAGAGCCGGTTCTCGTCTCAGGTACCGACGGCGTCGGCACAAAGCTGAAGCTTGCATTTGCGATGGATCGTCATGATACTATCGGAATTGACGCGGTAGCCATGTGCGTAAACGACGTTGTGGTGCAAGGCGCGGAACCGCTCTTTTTTCTCGATTATTTAGCTTGTGATAAAGTCATTCCCGCGAAAATTGAGTCGATTGTCAAAGGGATTGCCGATGGTTGTAATCAGGCTGGTTGTGCTCTGATTGGCGGAGAAACGGCTGAAATGCCCGGGATGTATGCAGAGGGTGAGTATGATATCGCCGGTTTTACTGTCGGTATTGTCGACAAGAGCAAGATGATTAACGGATCATCGATTGCATCTAGCGACGTCGTCCTAGGTCTGGCTTCAAGCGGCGTACACAGCAACGGTTTCTCGCTCGTTCGCAAGCTGCTGTTGGAACAGTCGGGATATACACTAGATCAGATAATGCCTGAGCTTGGCAAGTCTCTCGGAGACGCGCTGCTCACTCCAACGAAGATTTATGTTAAATCACTGTTGGCTCTTATGAAAGAGATTGAAGTGAAGGGTATGGCTCATATTACAGGCGGCGGATTTATCGAAAATATTCCGCGGATGCTGCCGGATCACGTCAATGTCGACATCGAATACGGTTCATGGCCGATTCTGCCGATATTCAAACTGATGCAGGAACAGGGCGATATCTCGAACAAAGACATGTTTACGACATTTAATATGGGGATTGGCATGGTTGTTATCGTTGCAGAACAGAATGCTGACAAGGCACTACAGCTTTTGCGTTCCTCAGGGGAAGAGCCTTATGTTATCGGACGTGTAACAGACGGAGAGCGTGTGGTTACCTTTACAGGAGCGGATGTGTAA
- the purF gene encoding amidophosphoribosyltransferase: MPHEITPEGLWTGDYYNEGTGQSDIFDTLKEECGVFGVFGHPDAASLSYYGLHALQHRGEESAGICVADGQQFNYHRGMGLVKEVFDKDRLESLTGDMSIGHVRYSTSGDSQLSNAQPLVFKYREGNLAIATNGNIVNEPKLRHELENSGSIFQTTSDTEVIAHLIARSPKDFVEAAKDALQRLVGGFAFLLMTNDKLLVASDPNGLRPLTMGRLGNAYIFASETCAMEVIGAEPIRDIAPGELLVLDVNGLHEDRYTEPAQKALCAMEYIYFSRPDSDLNGSNLHSARKRMGSRMALESFVDADVVTGVPDSSISAAIGYAEQTGIPYELGLIKNKYTGRTFIQPSQELREQGVKMKLSAVRRVVEGKRVVMIDDSIVRGTTSRRIVNLLRDAGAAEVHVRITSPPFKNPCFYGIDTPNRRELIASGKSVEEICKEINADSLSFLSPEGLITAIGGYDEKSYKGGLCMACFDNEYPTQIDFNGEEKMGCSC; the protein is encoded by the coding sequence ATGCCGCATGAAATAACACCGGAAGGATTATGGACTGGCGATTACTATAACGAAGGAACAGGACAGAGCGATATTTTCGATACGCTCAAAGAGGAGTGCGGCGTGTTCGGGGTATTCGGACACCCGGATGCCGCCTCATTGTCCTATTACGGTCTGCATGCCCTGCAGCACCGGGGTGAGGAAAGCGCAGGGATCTGCGTGGCTGACGGCCAACAGTTTAACTACCATCGTGGGATGGGGCTGGTCAAGGAAGTGTTTGACAAGGATCGGCTGGAATCGTTAACGGGTGATATGTCGATCGGACATGTTCGTTACTCTACCAGCGGAGACAGCCAGCTGAGTAATGCGCAGCCGCTCGTGTTTAAGTACCGTGAAGGTAATCTGGCCATTGCCACGAACGGCAACATTGTTAATGAGCCGAAGCTTCGGCATGAGCTTGAGAATTCGGGTTCGATCTTCCAGACCACAAGTGATACGGAAGTCATCGCTCACTTGATCGCGCGCTCGCCTAAGGATTTTGTCGAGGCAGCGAAGGATGCTCTGCAGCGCCTTGTTGGCGGATTCGCGTTTCTGCTTATGACCAACGACAAGTTGCTTGTCGCTTCCGATCCGAACGGACTCCGTCCCTTGACGATGGGTCGGCTCGGCAATGCCTATATTTTTGCCTCTGAAACGTGCGCAATGGAGGTAATCGGAGCTGAGCCGATTCGTGACATCGCGCCGGGTGAGTTGCTCGTACTGGACGTAAACGGACTGCATGAGGATCGCTATACGGAACCTGCGCAAAAAGCACTGTGCGCGATGGAGTATATTTATTTCTCCCGTCCGGACAGTGACCTGAACGGATCGAATCTACACTCTGCACGCAAACGCATGGGCAGCCGGATGGCACTGGAATCGTTCGTGGATGCGGATGTCGTGACAGGTGTTCCCGATTCCAGTATTTCAGCCGCGATCGGTTATGCTGAACAGACGGGCATTCCATATGAGCTGGGGCTGATCAAGAACAAATATACCGGCCGGACCTTTATCCAGCCGAGCCAGGAGCTTCGTGAGCAGGGCGTGAAGATGAAGCTGAGCGCCGTGCGGCGTGTTGTGGAAGGCAAACGTGTTGTGATGATTGACGACTCTATCGTACGCGGGACAACATCCCGCCGGATTGTGAATCTGCTGCGGGATGCGGGAGCTGCGGAAGTGCATGTCCGCATTACTTCACCGCCGTTCAAGAATCCTTGCTTCTACGGAATAGATACACCGAATCGCCGGGAGCTTATTGCTTCCGGGAAGAGCGTGGAGGAGATATGCAAGGAGATCAATGCGGACTCCTTGTCGTTCTTAAGTCCGGAAGGACTGATTACAGCGATTGGCGGATATGACGAGAAGAGTTACAAGGGTGGGTTATGTATGGCATGTTTTGACAACGAATACCCAACACAGATTGATTTTAACGGTGAGGAAAAGATGGGTTGCAGCTGCTGA
- the purL gene encoding phosphoribosylformylglycinamidine synthase subunit PurL has translation MQQQVSAKEPTAEQIAEFRVYEQMGVSDSEYDLICSFMGRKPNYTEIGVFSVMWSEHCAYKNSKPLLRRFPTSGPRVLMGPGEGAGIVDIGDNQAVVFKIESHNHPSAVEPYQGAATGVGGIIRDIFSMGARPVALLNSLRFGKLESDRVKYLFEHVVSGIAGYGNCIGIPTVGGEVVFDESYDGNPLVNAMCVGIIDHDKIQRGVAKGVGNPVYYVGPPTGRDGIHGATFASVELTEESEAKRTAVQVGDPFMEKLVMESCLELIDTGIVLGIQDMGAAGLTCSSAEMASKAGNGLELYLDQVPQREEGMSPYEMMLSESQERMLFVVEPSDEAQALEIFERWGVICAKVGKVTDDGRLKLIHHGEVVGDMPVKALVDECPVYNKPSAVPAYYEAQASIDTLRYDEVKDLGGALKKVLGSPSLASKAWVYNQYDYMVRTSTAVRPGSDAAVVTVDGTRKALAMTTDCNGRYVYLDPELGGKIAVSEAARNIVCSGAEPLAITDNLNFGSPEKPDIFWQMERAVDGMAEACRELNTPVIGGNVSLYNENAKGAIYPTPVVGMVGLIHDTDHITTQGFKSEGDVIYLLGETRAELGGSEFQAVLHGVSEGKPPVLDLRTEKRLLDSVLTSIQSGFVCSAHDVSEGGLAAALAESCISGNIGAAVNLNTDLRNDVALFSESQSRIILSVSPRKQSDLEQLLKEANVPFAAIGRVGGEALCININGTSTVQEPVEALKSVWEDAIPCRMK, from the coding sequence GTGCAGCAGCAAGTGTCCGCTAAAGAACCGACAGCAGAGCAGATTGCAGAGTTTCGGGTGTATGAGCAAATGGGTGTATCAGACAGCGAGTATGATCTGATCTGTTCGTTTATGGGACGGAAACCCAACTACACGGAGATCGGTGTCTTCAGTGTGATGTGGTCCGAGCACTGTGCTTACAAGAACTCGAAGCCACTGCTTCGGCGTTTTCCTACAAGTGGTCCCCGTGTTCTGATGGGACCTGGTGAAGGAGCCGGTATTGTGGATATCGGTGACAACCAGGCCGTGGTGTTCAAAATCGAAAGTCACAACCATCCGTCCGCTGTTGAGCCTTACCAAGGCGCGGCTACGGGTGTAGGCGGCATTATCCGTGATATTTTTTCCATGGGTGCAAGACCGGTGGCACTGCTGAACTCTCTTCGATTCGGCAAGCTGGAGAGTGACCGTGTTAAATACCTGTTCGAGCATGTGGTCTCGGGTATTGCTGGTTACGGCAACTGCATCGGGATTCCGACCGTTGGCGGAGAGGTTGTCTTTGATGAAAGCTATGACGGCAACCCGCTCGTAAACGCCATGTGTGTAGGAATTATTGATCACGATAAAATTCAGCGCGGTGTCGCCAAAGGAGTTGGCAACCCGGTTTATTACGTAGGCCCTCCTACAGGTCGGGACGGTATTCACGGTGCAACCTTTGCATCCGTTGAGCTGACAGAGGAATCGGAGGCTAAGCGGACGGCCGTTCAGGTTGGCGATCCATTTATGGAGAAGCTTGTCATGGAATCTTGTCTGGAGCTCATTGATACCGGCATCGTGCTGGGGATACAGGATATGGGTGCAGCAGGCCTGACTTGTTCAAGCGCCGAAATGGCTAGCAAGGCTGGCAATGGCCTGGAGCTCTATCTTGATCAGGTACCACAGAGGGAAGAAGGCATGTCGCCTTATGAAATGATGCTGTCTGAATCCCAGGAGCGCATGCTGTTCGTGGTTGAACCGAGTGATGAAGCGCAGGCACTTGAAATATTCGAACGCTGGGGTGTTATCTGTGCCAAAGTCGGAAAGGTAACGGACGATGGCCGATTGAAACTGATCCATCATGGTGAAGTGGTCGGCGACATGCCGGTCAAGGCGCTGGTGGATGAGTGTCCAGTATATAACAAGCCTTCGGCAGTACCTGCTTATTATGAAGCTCAGGCTTCGATCGATACGCTCCGCTATGACGAAGTGAAGGATCTTGGCGGCGCGCTCAAAAAGGTACTTGGTTCCCCAAGCCTTGCAAGCAAAGCATGGGTTTACAATCAATATGATTATATGGTTCGTACCAGTACGGCGGTTCGTCCAGGTTCTGACGCGGCTGTCGTTACCGTTGACGGTACACGCAAGGCGCTTGCGATGACAACGGACTGTAATGGACGCTATGTATATCTGGATCCCGAACTCGGCGGCAAAATTGCAGTCAGCGAAGCAGCTCGTAACATTGTCTGCTCCGGTGCTGAGCCGCTGGCAATTACAGACAACCTGAATTTCGGAAGTCCTGAGAAGCCTGATATTTTCTGGCAGATGGAGCGTGCGGTTGACGGGATGGCGGAAGCCTGCCGTGAGCTGAATACACCGGTCATCGGTGGTAATGTCAGTCTTTACAATGAGAATGCGAAGGGTGCGATTTACCCGACACCCGTCGTAGGGATGGTAGGTCTGATCCACGATACCGATCATATTACGACCCAAGGGTTTAAATCGGAAGGTGATGTGATCTATCTGCTGGGAGAGACACGAGCAGAACTTGGCGGCAGTGAGTTCCAAGCCGTTCTGCATGGCGTTTCAGAAGGTAAACCTCCTGTACTGGATTTGCGTACGGAGAAAAGATTGCTGGATAGCGTCCTGACCTCTATTCAGTCTGGCTTTGTCTGCTCCGCTCATGATGTATCCGAGGGAGGACTAGCGGCAGCCTTGGCTGAAAGCTGTATCAGCGGAAACATAGGAGCTGCGGTCAACTTGAATACGGATCTAAGAAATGACGTTGCGCTCTTCAGCGAGAGCCAGTCCCGTATTATTCTTTCCGTATCACCTCGCAAGCAGTCTGATCTGGAACAGCTTCTGAAAGAAGCAAATGTTCCGTTCGCTGCGATTGGCCGGGTTGGAGGAGAAGCCTTGTGCATCAACATTAACGGTACTTCCACTGTGCAAGAACCGGTGGAGGCTTTGAAATCCGTCTGGGAGGATGCCATTCCATGCCGCATGAAATAA
- the purQ gene encoding phosphoribosylformylglycinamidine synthase subunit PurQ, translated as MRFAVLVFPGSNCDIDCYKAVEQTLGQPVDYVWHTETDLSLYDCILVPGGFSYGDYLRCGAISRFAPVMNEVAKAAEEGKFILGICNGFQILTEAGLLPGALRRNESMKFRCHDSVLQVVNHETPFTRDYSEGQEIVIPIAHGEGNYYCDEATLQKLRDNRQIVFTYKDNPNGSVGDIAGICNERGNVLGMMPHPERAVSSLLGSEDGKAMFTSIIQTWRDRHGAAASVR; from the coding sequence ATGAGATTTGCAGTACTCGTCTTCCCTGGCTCCAACTGTGATATCGATTGTTATAAAGCAGTGGAGCAGACACTGGGACAGCCAGTCGATTATGTATGGCATACCGAAACGGATCTGTCGCTCTATGATTGCATCTTGGTGCCTGGTGGTTTCTCTTACGGAGATTACCTACGGTGCGGTGCGATTTCCCGGTTCGCCCCGGTCATGAACGAAGTGGCCAAAGCGGCGGAAGAAGGAAAGTTTATTCTTGGGATATGCAATGGATTCCAGATATTGACGGAAGCGGGCCTGCTACCAGGTGCGCTGCGTCGTAATGAATCTATGAAATTCCGTTGTCATGACAGTGTGCTTCAAGTTGTAAATCATGAAACACCGTTTACACGTGATTACTCGGAAGGGCAAGAGATCGTTATTCCGATTGCCCACGGTGAAGGTAATTATTATTGTGATGAAGCTACACTGCAAAAGCTCCGGGACAACCGGCAAATCGTATTTACGTATAAGGATAATCCGAACGGATCCGTTGGGGATATTGCAGGGATCTGTAACGAGCGCGGTAATGTGCTCGGCATGATGCCTCACCCGGAACGGGCTGTCAGCAGCCTGCTCGGTTCGGAAGACGGAAAGGCAATGTTTACATCCATCATTCAGACATGGAGGGATCGTCATGGTGCAGCAGCAAGTGTCCGCTAA
- the purS gene encoding phosphoribosylformylglycinamidine synthase subunit PurS yields the protein MLKAKVYVTIKQSVLDPQGVAVQGALHSVGFREVESLRIGKYMELELDTDNRQEAEERLQQMCEKLLANTVVEDYRYELEG from the coding sequence ATGTTGAAAGCAAAGGTCTATGTCACCATCAAGCAAAGCGTATTGGATCCACAAGGGGTAGCAGTGCAAGGGGCATTACATTCGGTTGGATTCCGGGAAGTGGAAAGCCTTCGTATCGGAAAGTATATGGAGCTTGAGCTGGATACAGATAACCGCCAGGAGGCGGAAGAGCGTCTGCAGCAAATGTGCGAAAAGCTTTTGGCCAATACGGTAGTCGAAGATTACCGTTATGAATTGGAGGGCTAA
- a CDS encoding phosphoribosylaminoimidazolesuccinocarboxamide synthase gives MALPALSTAVDLIDAPLLYKGKVRELYDLGEHMLIVVTDRISAFDYVLDPPVPAKGTVLNKLSSFWFEQTKHLIHNHVVHTDEELLGDIAKNKELLDGRIMVARKAERIDIECVVRGYITGGGWRQYQATGEVNGIQLPEGMRKNEPFPEPIFTPAAKNDIGHDEDISMDRMKELVGENLALELQEHSLMLYRFARDYCAERGIILADCKFEFGLIDGKVILIDEIFTPDSSRFWDKGNYALDIEIDSMDKEPVRTYLASSDWDKNSKPQPLPESVVEETTNRYTEIYRRITAPSFTSQS, from the coding sequence ATGGCATTACCTGCGCTTTCCACGGCTGTCGATTTGATCGATGCGCCTCTCTTGTACAAGGGCAAGGTTCGCGAATTGTATGACCTGGGAGAACACATGCTGATCGTGGTCACCGACCGCATCTCAGCCTTTGACTATGTTCTGGATCCCCCCGTCCCTGCCAAAGGAACGGTGCTGAACAAGTTGAGCTCTTTCTGGTTTGAACAGACGAAACACCTGATCCACAATCACGTCGTCCATACGGATGAGGAGTTGCTTGGAGATATAGCCAAGAATAAAGAACTGTTGGATGGGCGGATTATGGTGGCCCGTAAGGCAGAGCGTATCGATATTGAATGTGTCGTACGCGGTTATATTACCGGCGGGGGCTGGCGTCAGTACCAGGCAACCGGGGAGGTCAATGGAATCCAGCTTCCGGAGGGGATGCGTAAAAATGAGCCTTTCCCTGAGCCGATCTTCACACCGGCAGCTAAAAATGATATCGGTCATGATGAAGATATTTCGATGGACCGTATGAAAGAGCTGGTTGGCGAGAACTTGGCGCTGGAGCTGCAAGAGCACAGCCTTATGCTATACCGGTTCGCGCGTGATTACTGCGCGGAGCGGGGAATTATTTTGGCGGACTGTAAATTCGAATTTGGTCTGATCGATGGGAAGGTTATTTTGATCGATGAGATTTTCACACCGGATTCATCCCGTTTCTGGGATAAGGGCAATTACGCGCTGGATATTGAGATCGACAGCATGGACAAGGAGCCGGTCCGTACGTACTTAGCGTCATCGGATTGGGACAAGAACAGTAAGCCGCAGCCGCTGCCAGAGTCTGTTGTTGAGGAAACGACGAATCGTTATACCGAGATTTACCGCCGGATTACGGCACCAAGTTTCACTAGCCAATCATAG
- the purB gene encoding adenylosuccinate lyase encodes MIERYSRPEMRAIWTEENKFRAWLEVELCACEAWAELGVIPKEDTAQLRKNATFDIERIYEIEQETRHDVIAFTRAVSESLGAERKWVHYGLTSTDVVDTANGYLLKQANDILEQDILRFIGILREKAISYKHTPMMGRTHGVHAEPTTFGLKMALWHEEMIRNLERFRHAADGVQYGKISGAVGTYANIDPSVEQFVCQKLGTKAAPISTQTLQRDRHAEYMATLALIATSLDKFATEVRALQKSEVREVEEAFAKGQKGSSAMPHKRNPIGSENISGLARVIRGHMVSAYENVPLWHERDISHSSVERIILPDATMLLNYMLNRFGNIVKNLTVFPDNMKRNMARTYGVPFSGRVMTKLIDKGFSREQAYDTVQPRAMQAWEEQRQFRVIVEATPEITEVLSADEIEDAFNPSWHLKHVDTIFEKLGLN; translated from the coding sequence ATGATCGAACGTTACAGCAGACCGGAAATGCGGGCCATCTGGACCGAGGAGAATAAATTCAGAGCATGGCTTGAGGTGGAGCTTTGCGCTTGTGAGGCTTGGGCTGAGCTTGGTGTCATTCCGAAGGAAGATACAGCCCAGCTTCGCAAGAACGCCACTTTTGACATCGAACGGATTTATGAAATCGAGCAGGAGACCCGCCATGACGTCATTGCCTTTACCCGGGCGGTTTCGGAAAGTCTTGGCGCGGAACGAAAATGGGTCCATTACGGCCTGACTTCTACGGATGTAGTAGATACAGCGAATGGCTACCTGCTGAAGCAGGCCAATGATATTTTGGAGCAGGATATCCTTCGTTTTATCGGGATTTTGCGGGAGAAGGCAATTTCCTATAAGCATACGCCGATGATGGGCCGTACGCATGGTGTGCATGCAGAACCTACGACCTTCGGTTTGAAAATGGCGCTGTGGCACGAGGAAATGATCCGCAACCTGGAGCGCTTCCGGCATGCGGCTGACGGCGTTCAGTACGGCAAAATATCGGGTGCGGTTGGCACGTATGCGAACATCGATCCTTCTGTAGAACAGTTCGTTTGCCAGAAGCTTGGTACCAAGGCGGCTCCGATCTCCACCCAGACGCTGCAGCGTGACCGTCACGCTGAATACATGGCAACACTGGCACTGATCGCAACATCGCTTGATAAATTCGCTACGGAAGTGCGTGCACTCCAGAAGAGTGAAGTGCGTGAAGTGGAAGAAGCTTTTGCGAAAGGGCAAAAAGGGTCCTCGGCGATGCCTCATAAACGTAATCCGATTGGTTCCGAGAATATTTCGGGTCTTGCGCGCGTCATTCGCGGCCATATGGTTTCCGCCTACGAGAATGTGCCGTTGTGGCACGAACGGGACATTTCCCATTCCTCCGTGGAACGGATCATTTTGCCGGATGCAACGATGCTTCTGAACTATATGCTGAACCGTTTCGGTAATATCGTGAAGAACTTGACCGTATTCCCGGACAATATGAAGCGGAACATGGCTCGGACCTATGGAGTTCCTTTCTCCGGCCGTGTTATGACAAAGCTGATCGACAAAGGCTTCAGCCGCGAGCAAGCTTACGATACTGTACAGCCGCGAGCAATGCAGGCATGGGAAGAGCAGCGTCAGTTCCGTGTGATTGTCGAAGCGACACCGGAAATTACCGAAGTGCTTAGTGCGGATGAGATTGAGGACGCGTTTAACCCAAGCTGGCATCTGAAGCATGTGGATACGATCTTTGAGAAGCTGGGACTGAACTAA